A section of the Oceanivirga salmonicida genome encodes:
- a CDS encoding NAD-binding protein: SENLKYSITDENALKNIAKDSFDAAFVCIGTNVQNSILVTVMLKEMNIPRIICKATTKIQGKVLEKIGATEVVYPEELMGEKIAYSVMHP, translated from the coding sequence CATCTGAAAATTTAAAGTATTCCATAACTGATGAAAATGCTTTAAAAAATATAGCAAAAGATAGTTTTGATGCTGCTTTCGTTTGTATAGGAACTAATGTTCAAAATAGTATTTTAGTAACAGTAATGTTAAAAGAAATGAATATACCTAGAATAATTTGTAAGGCAACGACTAAAATACAAGGTAAAGTTTTAGAAAAAATAGGAGCAACAGAAGTAGTTTACCCAGAGGAATTAATGGGAGAAAAAATAGCATATTCAGTTATGCATCCATAA